The genomic stretch CCGGCAGCCTACGGTTCCAGGACGAGGACGGGACGGAATTCGAGGCCGGTTTCGACGTCCTCGAAGTGCGCTGCTTGCCAGTGTTCCGCGTCGATCTGGTTCTGATGCCGCGCTTGCCGTCGAGAGAGCCGGCGCTGGTGTTCGCATTCATCTACGTGACGTGGACGAAGCCGACGTCGCCGCTCACCAGGACGTCAGCTGCCGGAGTTGAGTATTCGGTCGGCGAGGAGGAAACACTGGGAGAAATCACCACCTTCGTTTCTCCCCGGACCGCCGCTGGCTTCGTCGATCCAGCCCATGGCGTGCGGATCAAAGCATCCCACCTCGCCTGGCATGGTGGCGCTTGGTCGGGATCACTGATGTTGCTCACCGACTCGGATGGCAGGGTGATGAACGACATGCGGTCGCCGGCGGCGGGCCGAGCGGGCCTGGAAGCGATCCAGGCCTGTGAACTGCCGCGCGAGCTAGTTTGGTTGTCGGACGACCCCCTCCTGGTGCTATGCGATCAGCCTGTGCTGCATCGCCACTTTGCACCGAACCCTCGGATCGCTCATCTCTGGACGGACGACCGCCCCAACGGCGCCCCTTATGCGGAGCATCCGCTCGCCGCCGACCCTGTGCCCACGGCGCCCATGCTTGAGCCCGTCGAAGCGCCCGAGGGGAGTCTTTCGGCCCGGTTGGAGCGCTGGCTCGCGGGCGCCCTCGCTAACCGCGCGACGCTGGAGGCAGACCTGGAAGCGGCAATTGTCGCGTTCCTAGCAAGGGTCGCGGCAACAGCGTCTGACGCGAGGGACCGTCTAGCCGCCGCGGTCTACGGTCCGAGGCAGTGCTAGCGGCGCAAACCGGTCTGGCCGATGCAGCGATCCGGCCCGCCGTCACTCGTGGACCCGCTGCTGCTTCCAGCCCCACGGCTGGCGGCACCGCGAGGTTCGCGACGCTCTCGTGATCGCCCCAGCGCCGGTGACCCCACTGCTCCCGATGCAGGGACTTATCCACGCGACATCACAGCTCCTGAACTCACGCCAAACGACCAGTCGTCAGGTGGCTCAGAGGAACCGCCGATGACGACTTATGGCTCGATCGAAGCAACTTGCTGCATGTGTCACTCGACGAGCATCCAGACGACCCTGGCGAGCACAAATCGGTTCGGCACGGCCGACCTCGACCTGCGTCCGCCTGAGATGGTTCGGAGCACGATGACGGCGTGGATACAGGCGTGCCCGAATTGCGGTTACGTCGCCGAGAAAATCGGCGTCGAACTTCTCACTCCCGATCTCGTACGGCGAGTGCTTGCCGGCGATCGATGGCGCGAATTGATGTTCGGGTGGAAAGGGCCGGATCTTGCCTCCGCCTTCCTCCGCGCTTCCTTATTGAAACGGGAGCTCGGTCAACCGCACGACGCGGCAGATTCCGCACTGCGCGCAGCCTGGGTAGCCGATGACAGGCACGACCGCGTTCTGTCGATCGAATGTCGAAAGGAAGCGACACAGCTCACGGACTTGGCGCTTGAGGGCAAAGATCCGGATGACGAGGCATGTCGCAGAATGCGGATCCGCCAGGTCGACATCCTCCGGCGCGCGGAAATCTGGACAGCGGCGGAGAGACTTTGCGAAGACCTGCTCGATGGCTCCCCCGAAGGCACCGCCGGCATCGTGTTGCGCTTTCAGGCGAGCCTCATCCAAAAACGCGACACTTACTGTTACGCAATCAGCGATGCTCTCAGATGGACAAGGCCTCCGCTAGAGCCCGGCCCAGAAGGCGACAGGCAACAGCCAGCAGCAGGTAAAACGGCGCCCTGGATGTCAGCGTTGCGCTGGCTCACATCGCTGCGTCGTTAAGCAACTCGAACCAGTTGCACGCGAAGCGTGATGCCTACCTTGCGTGCTTGGCGGGCAAAACCCTGACGTACGCGGGAAGGACTTCTTCCAACACGGCGAGCATCGCCGTAGCCGTCGGCATCAGAAATAGTCTGCCGCGTCCACCGGCTTGCCGAGTCCGAGTTCCGCAAGCCGTTCCCAGCTTGTCGTTCGCGATGCGGCATCCGGCCATCGGAGCAGCAGCATGTCTCGCAGCCACCTCTGCCAGAGCTTTCGCAGCGCGTCCGTGGCACGATCGATGCCGCCAATATGGGCATCCAAGATTTCTCTCTCGCGCTCACCGGGCCTGTATTCTAAGAAAGAGTCGAATGGTCTTTCTATCCCCGCGTACGAATCACAAATAGTCCGCAGGATACTCGGCAGTGGCACGTTATCGGCTTCGTTCCTCGACATAGCTTCCGACCGGATATCGTGGACGGTGCCCATGGGGCCTGCCTCGTTTTCCTCGCGACGACCGTTGTCGGATCCATACCAGGCGGCCCGCAATGCGTCAGCGTCATCCCGCCAAGCGACGCCAAGTTCTTGGCACATCAGCTCGAGTAATTTGCCGTGATACCTCTGCAGATCTTCGTGGGCGTGGTTCCGAAGACGCCAGCCGCCTAGAATATGTTCGGTCAACGTTTCGATCGTGATGCTGGCGTCGCTGGCGGGCGGCCGAAGGTCAGCATCCGGATTCCACACCATCGAGATCCTCTTCGCCGGTTGATAAGCGTCGGGGGCGGAAACGGCCGCTCCGATTACACCCGCAAATATAGCAAGGTTCTGCTCTCCGATCCGCTTGGCCTCGCGCAGCCTCGGAGCGAATGGGCGGTGGCGCGCACCCGCATCACAAAGCAATAACCTGATCGCACCCTTCGCTTGGCTTCGAGCGGCGACAGAGCGAATGGTCGTGGGCCAGCGAAAGACGGAGCCCGCGATGATGAAGATCCGAGCCACGAACCAGCAGCGCAGCCTCGACGCCTTCCTCGCCTGCAAGGCCGAGTTCGATGCGCTGCTCGCCGAGTCGCAGCGGGCCAGCGCGGATCACTTCGGCACTGACCCGGACACGGTGCTTTGGGCACAGGCCGCCTGGCTGACCGACGCGATCCGCCAACTGCGTGACATCGCTGACCAGCACTTCCGCCGCGGCGAATGCGCCGCCTGACGCGACGCTCCACCCCGCCGCCCTGCCCGGTTGCGGCCCGGCGGGGCTCGGGCTGGTAGCACCCGGATCATCGGGTGCGGACCAGGAGCCCGACGATGACCAAGCTCTCCGACACCCAGCGCGTGATCCTCAGCCGCGCCGCCCAGCACGACGCGCTGCTCGCCACCCCGCCCGCCAAGCTGCCCGCCGCCGCGCGCCAGGCCGTCCTGCGCAGCATGATCGCCAAGGGCCTGTTGGAGGAGGTGCCCGCCGCGCGTGAGGCGATCGCGCTCGGCTGGCGGCAGGACGAGGACGGGCCGTTGATCGCGCTGCGCATCACCGCCGCGGGGCTGGCCGCGATCGGCGTCGAGCCCGAGGCGCCGACTTCTCCAGAGGCTGTGGATGACGGCGACATCGCGGGCGAGCTGACCTCAGCGGCGCCGGCCCCAGTGCCATCCACCGAATTACCCACAGGGCCAAAGGGAGCCTCACTGGCGGCGTTTCCGCCCGCCCCGCCCTCCGGCGGCGGCGAAGCCCCAGAGGGGCCTCAGCGCCCGCCTATGAGTCAGCACGCCCCAATCGGCCGCGCCGCTGCCCTGCGCATGGCCGCGACGACAGTCCTGACCGCCTGGGACGCCCCGGAGCGCGACGGACTCGATGACGCGATGGCGGCCCTTCGCGACGCCCTGGCAGCGTCCCCGCGGGCTGCACGCGCTACACGCCCGCCGCGCGACCCCGCCATCCCGCCCCAGGCCCGCACCGGCACCAAGCAGGAGGCGGTCCTCGCCCTGCTCCGCCGCGACGAGGGCACCACCATCGCCGAGATCATCGACGCCACCGGCTGGCAGCCACACACCGTCCGCGG from Roseomonas fluvialis encodes the following:
- a CDS encoding DUF3489 domain-containing protein, giving the protein MTKLSDTQRVILSRAAQHDALLATPPAKLPAAARQAVLRSMIAKGLLEEVPAAREAIALGWRQDEDGPLIALRITAAGLAAIGVEPEAPTSPEAVDDGDIAGELTSAAPAPVPSTELPTGPKGASLAAFPPAPPSGGGEAPEGPQRPPMSQHAPIGRAAALRMAATTVLTAWDAPERDGLDDAMAALRDALAASPRAARATRPPRDPAIPPQARTGTKQEAVLALLRRDEGTTIAEIIDATGWQPHTVRGFVAGLKRKGVTVEVLERVRQVGPNKQGAKGSYSIYRVAEAG